Proteins co-encoded in one Kribbella solani genomic window:
- a CDS encoding L-talarate/galactarate dehydratase, whose translation MDRIRRVRLSSVVLPLDQPISDAKVLTGRQRPMTEIVFLFASVDTADDQHGIGFSYSKRAGGPAQYAHAKEVAANLIGEDPSDIAKIYDKLLWAGASVGRSGVATQAIAAIDIALWDLKAKRAELPLAKLLGAHRDSVRAYNTSGGFLHAPIEEVKERASKSLAAGIGGIKIKVGQPDTSIDLARVQAVREHLGPDVPLMVDANQQWDRPTALRFGRVLEQFDLVWIEEPLDAYDAEGHAQLAAALDTPIATGEMLSSVGEHVRLIDARAADIIQPDAPRIGGITPFLKLATLADHNGLQLAPHFAMEIHLHLAAAYPREPWVEHFEWLNPLFNERLETVDGRMLVPDRPGLGFTTSEQCARWTVDRCEFR comes from the coding sequence ATGGATCGCATCCGCCGCGTGCGGCTTTCGTCAGTTGTTCTGCCGCTTGATCAGCCGATCAGCGACGCCAAGGTGCTGACCGGCCGGCAGCGGCCGATGACCGAGATCGTCTTCCTGTTCGCCTCGGTGGACACCGCGGACGACCAGCACGGAATCGGGTTCAGCTACTCCAAACGCGCCGGCGGACCAGCCCAGTACGCGCATGCCAAGGAAGTGGCCGCGAACCTGATCGGCGAGGATCCGTCCGACATCGCGAAGATCTACGACAAGCTCCTCTGGGCCGGGGCGTCCGTCGGCCGTTCGGGTGTCGCGACCCAGGCGATCGCAGCGATCGACATCGCGTTGTGGGATCTGAAGGCCAAGCGCGCCGAGCTCCCGCTCGCCAAGCTTCTCGGCGCGCACCGCGATTCGGTCCGCGCGTACAACACCTCCGGCGGGTTTCTGCACGCGCCGATCGAGGAGGTCAAGGAACGCGCGTCGAAGTCGCTCGCGGCCGGGATCGGCGGGATCAAGATCAAGGTCGGCCAGCCGGACACGAGCATCGACCTGGCGCGCGTACAGGCCGTCCGCGAACACCTCGGGCCCGACGTACCGCTCATGGTCGACGCGAACCAGCAATGGGACCGTCCGACGGCACTGCGCTTCGGGCGCGTGCTCGAACAGTTCGACCTGGTCTGGATCGAGGAGCCACTGGACGCGTACGACGCGGAGGGCCACGCTCAATTGGCAGCGGCCCTCGACACCCCGATCGCGACCGGCGAAATGCTGTCCAGTGTCGGCGAACACGTGCGGCTGATCGATGCACGGGCGGCGGACATCATCCAGCCGGACGCGCCGCGGATCGGCGGCATCACCCCGTTCCTGAAACTGGCGACGCTTGCCGACCACAACGGTCTGCAGTTGGCACCGCACTTCGCGATGGAGATCCACCTGCACCTCGCCGCCGCGTACCCGCGCGAGCCGTGGGTCGAACACTTCGAATGGCTGAACCCGTTGTTCAACGAGCGCCTGGAAACAGTCGACGGCCGGATGCTCGTACCCGACCGGCCTGGCCTCGGCTTCACCACCAGTGAGCAGTGCGCGCGCTGGACCGTCGACCGCTGCGAGTTCCGATGA
- a CDS encoding FAD-dependent oxidoreductase: MRVIVVGAGVIGLSCAIRLAEGGYDVAVLARDLPLETTSSVAAAVWYPYLSAPEDRVAAWSRSTYEEFAKLAEHEPSVRLRHGREFLTERTPDPRWADVLPDLTRVGSPPAGFVDGWSFTSPVIDMPMYLPALVKRLEQAGGTLTRAALSALPTGADLVVNCTGLGARLTAGDPTVTPVRGQVMSVEPCGLSEWLLADRSPDELTYVVPREHDVIVGGTSQPGDWNLAVDPETSRQILTRAAELVPQLRKAKIIRQRVGLRPARPTIRCELVRTRTGHPIIHCYGHGGSGVTLSWGCADEVFQLVGTVAADTP; encoded by the coding sequence ATGCGCGTGATCGTGGTGGGTGCAGGCGTGATCGGGCTGAGCTGCGCCATCCGGCTCGCCGAAGGCGGGTACGACGTCGCGGTGCTCGCCCGCGATCTGCCCCTGGAGACGACGTCCTCGGTAGCGGCAGCGGTCTGGTATCCGTACCTGTCCGCGCCCGAGGATCGCGTCGCCGCCTGGTCGCGGTCGACGTACGAGGAGTTCGCGAAACTGGCCGAGCACGAGCCGTCGGTGCGGCTGCGGCACGGGCGCGAGTTCCTGACGGAGCGTACGCCGGACCCGCGCTGGGCGGACGTACTCCCCGACCTCACCCGCGTCGGGTCACCGCCGGCCGGCTTCGTGGACGGCTGGTCGTTCACCTCGCCGGTGATCGACATGCCGATGTACCTGCCGGCGTTGGTGAAACGCCTCGAACAGGCCGGCGGTACGCTCACCCGCGCGGCCCTGTCCGCGCTGCCGACCGGCGCCGACCTGGTGGTGAACTGCACCGGCCTGGGCGCCCGTCTGACCGCGGGCGACCCGACGGTCACACCGGTACGCGGCCAGGTGATGAGCGTCGAACCGTGCGGCCTGAGCGAATGGTTGCTCGCGGACCGTTCACCGGACGAGCTGACGTACGTGGTGCCGCGCGAGCACGATGTGATCGTCGGCGGCACCAGTCAGCCCGGCGATTGGAACCTGGCCGTCGACCCCGAAACCAGCCGCCAGATCCTCACCCGCGCGGCGGAGCTCGTACCGCAACTGCGGAAGGCCAAGATCATCCGCCAACGCGTCGGCCTCCGCCCCGCGCGTCCCACGATCCGCTGCGAACTGGTCCGCACCCGAACCGGCCACCCCATCATCCACTGCTACGGCCACGGCGGCTCCGGCGTGACGCTCTCCTGGGGCTGCGCCGACGAGGTCTTCCAGCTGGTCGGCACGGTCGCGGCGGACACCCCGTAA
- a CDS encoding isocitrate lyase/PEP mutase family protein, with product MTAELFRALHHGGTPLVLPNAWDPVSARLIAEAGFPAVATSSGAVARVLGYDDGQLTPPDQMFAAVAQIVRAVGIPVTADLEAGYGLAPKEFVERLLATGAVGCNLEDSVGGELVDVAKQADYLAEVRAAAGAELVINARVDTFVRRVEDPVAAAITRGREYRRAGADCVYPILAPVYQIKQVAEAVGGPINGHAKVGGPSPAELAAAGATRISYGTSVHDHLMNHLRDLLPTLT from the coding sequence ATGACCGCGGAACTCTTCAGGGCACTGCACCACGGCGGTACTCCTCTGGTCCTCCCGAACGCCTGGGATCCGGTCAGCGCGCGCCTGATCGCCGAGGCCGGCTTCCCCGCTGTCGCCACCAGCAGCGGAGCGGTCGCCCGGGTGCTCGGGTACGACGACGGGCAACTGACTCCACCGGACCAGATGTTCGCCGCCGTCGCGCAAATCGTCCGCGCGGTTGGTATACCAGTGACGGCCGACTTGGAGGCCGGGTACGGGCTGGCGCCGAAGGAGTTTGTCGAGCGGTTGCTGGCGACCGGCGCGGTCGGCTGCAACCTGGAGGACTCGGTCGGCGGTGAACTCGTCGACGTCGCGAAGCAGGCCGACTACCTCGCCGAGGTACGCGCCGCGGCGGGCGCCGAGCTGGTGATCAACGCCCGGGTGGACACGTTCGTCCGGCGGGTCGAGGACCCGGTCGCGGCGGCAATCACCCGCGGCCGCGAGTACCGGCGGGCCGGTGCCGACTGCGTGTACCCGATACTTGCTCCGGTATACCAAATCAAGCAGGTGGCCGAGGCCGTTGGCGGACCCATCAACGGGCACGCCAAAGTCGGCGGCCCATCCCCGGCCGAACTCGCGGCAGCCGGCGCGACCCGCATCTCGTACGGAACAAGCGTCCACGACCACCTGATGAACCACCTGCGCGACCTACTACCAACCCTGACCTAA
- a CDS encoding LysR family transcriptional regulator — protein sequence MFSLDQLSAFVAVAEELHFGRAAERLNMTQPPLSRQVQKLERAVGARLLDRDNRKVELTEAGRAFLTEARRLLALVETAGDLARRVDQGAAGTLRLGFTATSAIRTLGPLLQRLAVELPDVDVILHERVTPAQIDGLLRGELDLGLGRPPFDTAALDSRVVYQEPLCAVVAGNHRLGTLDRPLRAADFADEPVISYAPTQARYFHELTVRFLADAHPRIEQRVQQILTVILLVAAGRGVALVPASARGFGVDGVTYCELDGAGEPVELHAIWRRDSTSPVLQRVLTMLPEHH from the coding sequence ATGTTTTCGCTCGATCAGTTGAGCGCGTTCGTCGCGGTCGCCGAGGAACTGCACTTCGGCCGCGCCGCGGAACGGCTGAACATGACCCAACCACCACTGAGCCGCCAGGTGCAGAAGCTGGAGCGGGCCGTCGGCGCGCGGCTGCTGGACCGCGACAACCGCAAGGTCGAGCTGACCGAGGCCGGGCGGGCGTTCCTCACCGAAGCGCGCCGGCTGCTCGCGCTGGTCGAGACCGCCGGCGACCTCGCCCGCCGAGTGGACCAGGGCGCCGCGGGAACCCTGCGACTCGGCTTCACCGCGACGTCGGCGATCCGTACCCTCGGGCCGTTGCTCCAGCGGCTGGCCGTCGAGTTGCCCGACGTCGACGTGATCCTGCACGAGCGGGTCACCCCGGCGCAGATCGACGGACTGCTGCGTGGCGAGCTGGATCTCGGCCTCGGCCGCCCGCCGTTCGACACCGCCGCCCTCGACTCCCGGGTGGTATACCAAGAGCCGCTGTGTGCCGTTGTCGCCGGCAACCATCGGCTCGGCACCCTGGACCGGCCACTGCGAGCCGCCGACTTCGCGGACGAACCGGTGATCAGCTACGCACCGACCCAGGCCCGGTACTTCCACGAGCTGACCGTCCGGTTCCTGGCCGACGCGCATCCACGGATCGAGCAGCGGGTGCAGCAGATCCTGACGGTGATCCTGCTCGTCGCGGCCGGGCGCGGCGTCGCCCTGGTGCCGGCGTCGGCGCGCGGCTTCGGCGTCGACGGCGTCACGTACTGCGAACTGGACGGCGCCGGCGAACCGGTCGAGCTGCACGCGATCTGGCGCCGGGACTCGACCAGTCCGGTCCTGCAGCGGGTGCTCACGATGCTCCCAGAGCATCACTAG
- a CDS encoding FadR/GntR family transcriptional regulator: MSGLAYQIVEELKQRILSGAIEPGAKLPTEFSLVEEFGVSRTVVREAVSQLQAAGLVETFQGRGSYVLELPERTPGLREVRSHRDVLELMDFRIGVESEAAALAASRRTAHQLKGIERALDDFRRVGADPARSVAADFTFHLKVAVASGNRFYTDLITDLGPMMIMLPRTRLNPVYQMDDPDHLTRVVHEHENIHAAIARSDPETARSATRVHLSNTRHRLTSN; the protein is encoded by the coding sequence ATGAGCGGTTTGGCATACCAAATTGTCGAGGAGCTGAAGCAACGAATCCTCAGCGGCGCGATCGAGCCTGGCGCGAAGCTGCCGACGGAGTTCAGCCTGGTCGAGGAGTTCGGGGTCAGCCGGACCGTCGTCCGCGAAGCGGTATCCCAATTGCAGGCCGCCGGCCTGGTCGAGACATTCCAGGGCCGTGGCTCGTACGTCCTCGAACTCCCGGAGCGTACGCCCGGACTGCGCGAAGTGCGCTCGCATCGGGACGTACTGGAGCTGATGGACTTCCGGATCGGCGTGGAAAGCGAAGCGGCCGCCCTGGCCGCGAGCCGCCGGACCGCCCACCAGCTGAAGGGGATCGAACGGGCACTCGACGACTTCCGCCGCGTCGGCGCCGACCCGGCGCGTTCGGTGGCAGCCGACTTCACCTTCCACCTCAAAGTCGCCGTTGCCTCAGGCAACCGTTTCTACACTGACCTGATCACCGACCTGGGCCCGATGATGATCATGCTGCCCCGGACCCGGCTGAACCCGGTATACCAAATGGACGATCCGGACCACCTCACCCGCGTCGTCCACGAACACGAGAACATCCACGCCGCCATCGCCCGCTCCGACCCCGAGACCGCCCGATCCGCAACCCGCGTCCACCTCTCGAACACCCGCCACCGCCTCACCAGCAACTGA
- the kdgD gene encoding 5-dehydro-4-deoxyglucarate dehydratase, producing MTNYSPTELAAHLKTGLLSFPVTHFHPDLSFNEAGYREHLSWLSQYDVAGLFAAGGTGEGFSLTPDEIGAVVRAAVGEVNGRVPVIAPATGGTASAIAGAQAAEAAGADGVLLLPPYLTEAGQRGLAEHISAVCRSTSLGVTVYSRANAILTDVTVAEVADRNPNLVCLKDGVGNIEMMTRTYARVGDRLTYIGGLPTAETFALPLLQLGYSTYSSAIFNFVPEFALGFYADVLAQDRAVVYQKLNEFVLPYLDLRDRVKGYAVSIVKAGVTAIGPDAGPVRPPLQDLTPDERTELATLIGKLQ from the coding sequence GTGACCAACTACTCCCCCACCGAGCTGGCCGCGCACCTCAAGACCGGGCTGCTTTCGTTCCCCGTCACGCATTTTCACCCGGATCTCAGCTTCAACGAGGCCGGGTACCGCGAGCACTTGTCCTGGCTCAGCCAGTACGACGTGGCCGGGCTGTTCGCCGCGGGCGGTACCGGCGAGGGGTTCTCGCTCACCCCGGACGAGATCGGCGCCGTGGTCCGCGCGGCCGTCGGCGAGGTGAACGGGCGGGTCCCGGTGATCGCGCCGGCCACCGGCGGGACCGCGTCGGCGATCGCCGGTGCGCAAGCGGCCGAGGCCGCCGGCGCGGACGGAGTCCTGCTGCTGCCGCCGTATCTGACCGAGGCCGGGCAACGTGGGCTGGCCGAGCACATCTCGGCGGTATGCCGAAGCACGAGCCTCGGCGTGACCGTGTACAGCCGCGCGAACGCGATCCTGACCGACGTCACGGTCGCCGAGGTGGCCGACCGGAACCCGAACCTGGTCTGCCTCAAGGACGGCGTCGGCAACATCGAGATGATGACCCGGACGTACGCCCGGGTCGGCGACCGGCTCACGTACATCGGCGGGCTGCCGACCGCGGAGACGTTCGCGCTCCCGCTGCTGCAGCTCGGGTACAGCACGTACTCGTCGGCGATCTTCAATTTCGTGCCGGAGTTCGCGCTCGGCTTCTACGCGGACGTGCTGGCGCAGGACCGGGCGGTGGTATACCAAAAGTTGAACGAGTTCGTGCTGCCGTACCTGGACCTTCGCGACCGGGTGAAAGGGTATGCCGTTTCGATCGTGAAGGCGGGGGTGACCGCGATCGGACCCGACGCCGGACCGGTCCGGCCACCACTGCAGGACCTCACTCCCGACGAACGAACCGAACTGGCCACCCTGATCGGAAAGCTCCAATGA
- a CDS encoding PLP-dependent aminotransferase family protein translates to MEDRPTSAGADLHLELSATRGRGDLVQALHASIRSGRLTAGTRLPSSRSLAKDLGIARNTVADAYGQLVAEGWLTARQGSGTVVANRAAVPPAPAVSLPEARSFRYDLTPGAPDLATFPRTEWLAATRKALTAAPNEAFGLGDPRGRIELRRMLADYLARARGVRADPERILICSGYVQALSLLSEVIKTLGGTTMAVEEFGYGLHRDVIRARGLDAVAVPVDELGARTDHLAGQGVLLTPAHQMPTGVPLAPERRTAAVEWARESGAVLIEDDYDGEFRYDRQAVGALQALDPERVVYTGTASKSLAPGLRLAWMVLPQRLIEPVVAAKRTADFQTATIEQLVLAEFIASGHYDRHVRRSRLHYRRRRDRLVELLAVRAPNVDVAGISAGLHVLLDVPGDAEDITTRAARQGLGLATLTTYHFAPTPATRQAVIVGYGTPPDHAYPGALDLLCQVLDA, encoded by the coding sequence ATGGAGGATCGACCGACTTCGGCGGGCGCGGACCTGCACCTGGAGCTCTCCGCGACGCGCGGGCGGGGCGATCTCGTGCAGGCGTTGCACGCGTCGATCCGTAGCGGTCGGCTCACCGCCGGTACGCGGTTGCCGTCGTCGCGGTCGCTCGCGAAGGACCTCGGAATCGCGCGGAACACGGTCGCCGACGCGTACGGGCAACTGGTCGCGGAAGGCTGGCTGACCGCGCGGCAGGGCTCCGGGACGGTGGTCGCGAATCGCGCCGCCGTGCCGCCCGCGCCGGCGGTTTCGTTGCCGGAGGCCCGCAGTTTCCGGTATGACCTGACGCCCGGTGCCCCGGATCTGGCCACCTTCCCGCGAACCGAGTGGCTGGCAGCAACGCGGAAGGCGCTGACCGCGGCGCCGAACGAGGCGTTCGGGCTGGGCGATCCGCGCGGCCGGATCGAGCTGCGGCGGATGCTGGCCGACTACCTGGCGCGAGCGCGCGGCGTACGCGCTGATCCGGAGCGGATTCTGATCTGTTCCGGGTACGTGCAGGCGCTGAGTTTGCTGAGCGAAGTGATCAAAACCCTCGGCGGGACGACGATGGCGGTCGAGGAATTCGGGTACGGGCTGCACCGCGACGTGATCCGGGCACGCGGACTGGATGCGGTTGCCGTGCCGGTGGATGAGCTGGGAGCGCGGACAGATCACCTGGCCGGGCAGGGCGTACTGCTGACGCCGGCGCACCAGATGCCGACGGGTGTACCACTGGCGCCGGAGCGGCGGACCGCCGCGGTGGAGTGGGCGCGTGAGTCCGGGGCGGTGCTGATCGAGGACGACTACGACGGGGAGTTCCGGTACGACCGGCAGGCCGTCGGCGCGTTGCAGGCGCTCGATCCGGAGCGGGTCGTGTACACGGGTACGGCGAGCAAGAGCCTCGCGCCGGGGTTGCGGCTGGCCTGGATGGTGCTCCCGCAACGGCTGATCGAGCCGGTGGTCGCGGCGAAACGTACCGCGGACTTCCAAACCGCGACGATCGAGCAACTGGTTCTCGCCGAATTCATTGCCTCCGGCCACTATGACCGGCACGTACGCCGATCCCGGCTGCACTACCGTCGCCGCCGCGACCGCCTGGTCGAACTACTCGCCGTCCGCGCGCCCAATGTCGACGTCGCCGGCATCTCCGCCGGCCTGCACGTCCTCCTCGACGTCCCCGGCGACGCCGAAGACATCACCACCCGGGCCGCCCGCCAAGGCCTCGGCCTCGCCACTCTCACCACCTACCACTTCGCGCCCACCCCAGCCACCCGCCAAGCCGTGATCGTCGGCTACGGCACCCCACCCGACCACGCCTACCCCGGCGCCCTCGACCTCCTCTGCCAGGTCCTGGACGCCTAA
- a CDS encoding pyridoxamine 5'-phosphate oxidase family protein: MDKQQIAEILAKPYAQQLLNGPEPARLAYDGLDGDPRVIPIGFWTEGEQILMATLPKSAKVAALRKNPKVALTIDTGVFPPKVLLIRGTAELALHPGIPDGYLHSGHKVMTDAQYPAWEAGVRALYDEMTLITITPTWTKLLDFETTIPQSVEDLIKSKSAS; this comes from the coding sequence ATGGACAAGCAGCAGATCGCCGAGATCCTCGCCAAGCCGTACGCCCAGCAGCTCCTGAACGGCCCCGAACCCGCCCGCCTCGCCTACGACGGCCTCGACGGCGACCCGCGGGTGATCCCGATCGGCTTCTGGACCGAAGGCGAACAGATCCTGATGGCCACCCTGCCCAAGTCCGCCAAGGTCGCCGCCCTCCGCAAGAACCCGAAGGTCGCGCTCACCATCGACACCGGCGTCTTCCCACCCAAGGTCCTGCTGATCCGCGGCACCGCCGAACTCGCCCTCCACCCCGGCATCCCCGACGGCTACCTCCACTCCGGCCACAAGGTCATGACCGACGCCCAGTACCCCGCCTGGGAAGCCGGCGTCCGCGCCCTCTACGACGAGATGACCCTGATCACCATCACCCCCACCTGGACCAAACTCCTCGACTTCGAAACCACCATCCCCCAATCCGTAGAAGACCTGATCAAATCCAAGTCCGCCTCCTAA
- a CDS encoding enolase C-terminal domain-like protein, with protein sequence MTPPTGPAARTGAAASTARAGAVGAAGAAGVAGVAGAAGVAGTAGTAGAVPTVEAVEVVPVAGYDSMLLNLSGAHGPFFTRNVVIMTDSAGNTGLGEVPGGEKIAATIRDAAPFLVGQPLSRYRSLLRSIATRFAGRDAGGRGLQTFDLRTTVHAVTGLESAMLDLLGRHFGIPVAELLGEGQQRAAVPVLGYLFYVGDPARTDLPYVLDAGDARSSRDDDRWTRLRRKPALTAEAVVALAEAAQDRYGFTDFKLKGGVFDPHVEIDTVRALHERFPSARITVDPNGAWLVREAVAVCSGLDDVLAYVEDPCGAEPGFSGRETMAEFKRYTGLRTATNMIATDWRELAHAIRSNAVDIPLADPHFWTMAGSVRVAQLCHDFGLTWGSHSNNHFDISLAMFTHVGAAAPGEITALDTHWIWQDGQALTRNPLRITDGAIAVPDRPGLGVELDRDALAAAHELYLEHGLGARNDAIAMRYLIEDWEFDPKRPCMVR encoded by the coding sequence ATGACCCCGCCCACCGGACCCGCCGCCCGCACCGGGGCCGCCGCGTCCACCGCCCGCGCCGGGGCCGTCGGAGCCGCCGGGGCTGCCGGGGTCGCCGGGGTCGCCGGAGCTGCCGGAGTCGCCGGGACTGCCGGGACTGCAGGGGCTGTTCCGACCGTCGAGGCTGTGGAGGTCGTGCCGGTTGCCGGGTACGACAGCATGCTGCTCAATCTGAGCGGCGCGCATGGTCCGTTCTTCACGCGGAACGTCGTGATCATGACCGACAGCGCGGGGAACACCGGTCTCGGCGAGGTGCCCGGCGGCGAGAAGATCGCGGCCACCATCCGTGACGCCGCGCCGTTCCTCGTCGGTCAACCACTCAGCCGGTACCGAAGTCTGCTCCGATCCATCGCCACCAGGTTCGCCGGTCGGGACGCCGGTGGGCGTGGTCTGCAGACGTTCGACCTACGGACGACGGTGCATGCCGTCACCGGGCTCGAGTCGGCGATGCTCGATCTGCTCGGCCGGCATTTTGGTATACCAGTCGCCGAGTTGCTGGGCGAAGGGCAACAACGTGCCGCGGTTCCCGTCCTCGGTTATCTCTTCTATGTGGGCGATCCGGCACGCACCGACCTGCCGTACGTGCTGGATGCCGGCGACGCCAGGTCGTCGCGCGACGACGACCGATGGACGCGGCTCAGGCGGAAACCGGCGCTGACGGCCGAGGCGGTTGTCGCGCTGGCCGAGGCGGCGCAGGACCGGTACGGGTTCACGGATTTCAAGCTCAAGGGCGGCGTCTTCGATCCGCACGTCGAGATCGACACGGTCCGGGCGTTGCACGAGCGGTTCCCGTCGGCGCGGATCACCGTCGATCCGAACGGCGCCTGGCTGGTCCGCGAAGCCGTCGCGGTCTGCTCGGGCCTGGACGACGTACTCGCGTACGTCGAGGATCCGTGTGGTGCCGAGCCCGGGTTCTCCGGCCGCGAGACGATGGCCGAGTTCAAACGGTATACCGGCCTGCGGACGGCGACGAACATGATCGCGACCGACTGGCGCGAGCTGGCGCACGCGATCCGGTCGAACGCGGTCGACATCCCGCTCGCCGATCCGCACTTCTGGACGATGGCCGGTTCGGTCCGGGTCGCCCAGTTGTGTCACGACTTCGGGCTGACCTGGGGTTCGCACTCGAACAACCACTTCGACATCTCGCTGGCGATGTTCACGCACGTCGGCGCGGCCGCGCCCGGCGAGATCACGGCGCTCGACACGCACTGGATCTGGCAGGACGGGCAGGCGCTGACCAGGAATCCACTCCGGATCACTGACGGCGCGATCGCCGTACCGGATCGGCCCGGGCTCGGCGTCGAGCTGGACCGGGACGCGCTGGCCGCGGCGCACGAGCTCTATCTGGAGCACGGGCTCGGCGCGCGGAACGACGCGATCGCGATGCGGTACCTGATCGAGGACTGGGAGTTCGACCCGAAGCGGCCTTGTATGGTGCGGTGA
- a CDS encoding rod shape-determining protein, whose product MELGIVAADMWVEWWRGSAGGERAGWWRVLPMGDRMVTGIAIDLGSARTRIWTTEHGLVADVPTHAPGTSGRRGLVYRGEIVNAAATASFLATLLGRETPTSATSSVRMATRINQPDVGNLVEDGGPRRSVGAARKASLPAQSDPNRTSELTVGRRLTVVAVVPVLGGERQRLELRTVLDVLGPAAVVTLDGAKAVAFGARVGVAEPLLVVDVGAQLIEVALLTDGAVVEARRTPLGVDDLSAAEVVEEVADAVLGLLQGDCCGQVVDALDRGVLLAGGGALRPEITYKLSRRIGATVRPAPAPHTAAVRGAATALQATHRHPGTRNA is encoded by the coding sequence ATGGAGTTGGGCATCGTGGCGGCTGACATGTGGGTGGAGTGGTGGCGTGGTTCGGCGGGTGGTGAGCGGGCTGGGTGGTGGCGTGTGCTGCCGATGGGAGACCGGATGGTGACCGGGATCGCGATTGACCTCGGCAGTGCGCGTACGCGGATCTGGACCACCGAGCACGGCCTGGTCGCGGACGTGCCGACTCATGCACCGGGCACGTCCGGCCGGCGCGGTTTGGTATACCGGGGCGAGATCGTCAACGCCGCCGCAACCGCCAGCTTCCTCGCTACTCTGCTTGGCCGCGAGACCCCCACCTCAGCCACGTCCTCGGTGCGGATGGCCACACGCATCAACCAGCCCGACGTCGGCAACCTGGTTGAGGACGGTGGTCCGCGCAGGTCCGTCGGAGCGGCCAGGAAGGCTTCGTTGCCTGCACAGAGCGATCCGAACAGAACGAGCGAGCTGACTGTGGGGCGGCGGCTTACGGTGGTTGCTGTTGTACCGGTGTTGGGTGGGGAGCGGCAGCGGCTGGAGCTGCGGACGGTGCTGGATGTGTTGGGGCCGGCGGCTGTGGTAACGCTGGATGGGGCTAAGGCGGTTGCGTTCGGGGCGCGGGTTGGGGTTGCCGAGCCGTTGCTGGTGGTTGATGTCGGTGCTCAGCTGATCGAGGTTGCGTTGCTTACCGACGGCGCGGTGGTGGAGGCGCGGCGTACGCCGTTGGGGGTGGATGATCTGTCCGCGGCGGAGGTTGTGGAGGAGGTCGCGGACGCGGTACTCGGTCTGCTGCAGGGTGATTGCTGCGGTCAGGTGGTTGACGCGCTGGATCGTGGGGTTCTGCTCGCTGGTGGCGGGGCGTTGCGGCCGGAGATCACGTACAAACTTTCGCGTCGGATCGGCGCCACCGTACGTCCCGCTCCGGCACCGCACACCGCCGCCGTCCGCGGCGCCGCCACCGCCCTGCAAGCCACCCACCGCCACCCCGGCACCCGCAACGCCTGA
- a CDS encoding carboxymuconolactone decarboxylase family protein yields MSTSTTRRVKLANLAPDFYQAMIELDRVSGTGLDPKLAHLVRIRASQINGCAYCTDMHSLDLLQFGAEQQQRISLLPVWREAKKFYTEQEKAALELTEAITLVSVDHVPDDVYEVAAQAFDEKDLARLIALIITINMWTRVGVTGKMEPGHYNPS; encoded by the coding sequence ATGAGCACATCGACAACGCGGCGAGTGAAGCTCGCCAACCTTGCACCGGACTTCTACCAGGCGATGATCGAGCTCGACCGGGTCTCCGGCACCGGCCTCGACCCGAAGCTGGCGCACCTGGTCCGGATCCGCGCATCGCAGATCAACGGCTGCGCGTACTGCACCGACATGCACTCCCTCGACCTGCTGCAGTTCGGCGCGGAGCAGCAGCAGCGGATCAGTCTGCTGCCGGTCTGGCGGGAGGCGAAGAAGTTCTACACCGAGCAGGAGAAGGCCGCGCTTGAGCTGACCGAGGCGATCACGCTGGTGAGCGTCGACCACGTGCCGGACGACGTGTACGAGGTGGCCGCGCAGGCGTTCGACGAGAAGGACCTGGCCCGGCTGATCGCGCTGATCATCACCATCAACATGTGGACCCGCGTCGGAGTGACCGGAAAGATGGAGCCCGGCCACTACAACCCGAGCTGA